DNA from Bacteroidales bacterium:
CGCCAGTTTGTGAGTACATATATTCGACTTATTTTTAGGGTTTTATAAAAAAGGTTTCAGTTTTAGGGGTGATTTATGTCATCTTCAAACTATTGGAAAGATCAACCGTTTTGTGGGTGGACTTGTTGTTTTATTTATCAACTTTGAAAATAAATTTAAACAACAGGTATTATGAAACGAATATTACTTTTTCTGGTGATCATGGTGGTTGGCCTCTCCGGTTTACGGGCCCAGAGTCAGATAGATGAGGCCAAAGCCAAATTTATCTATAATTTCACCAAGTTTTTCGACTGGCCCCAGTTGGAACAAACCGATGATTTTGTGATTGGTGTTTTGGGATCAAACAATGTATACCACGAAGTCACCAGTTTCACCAAAGATAAGAAGGTCATCCTTCAGGATATTGAGGTGAAGAAGTTTCGTAAAGCCGAAGATGTAGCAGAATGCCAGATACTGTATGTCGCCGGCCGGCGTACCGATGACATACCTGAGGTCAAGCGGCAGACCGGCGAAAATACCCTGGTGATCAGCGACAGCAACAAAGGGATCAAGAAAGGAGCGGCACTGAATTTTCTGCTGATCGGCAACCGCCTGAAATATGAGTTTGCTGCATCCAATGCTATGAACCAGGGGTTAAAATTTTCTTCCCGTATCCGGGATATGGCCGCAAGGAATTACTAGGAGATTTAAGAGCGGCCCGTTCTTTGTCCTCATACCAATAAGATTTAGGGTATTTAAATTTCCAACATTTCCTCGGATTTTGTTCTAACGGAAGGGGTTCTCCGGCAGCTGCCGGGGAACCTTTTTGTGTGCTCCGACCTTTAAAAAAGGAGAATTATACTTCCCATACCGGCTTTTTAGTGGTTAATTAGATCCTGATTTCTACCAGGTTCCATCAGTATAAAACTTTATTAACCTTCTGTATTTAAATCAAACAGCGTTGCATTAATTGAGTTTTGCGGAACCCTCTGCCATGGAACCCGCATGCTTATTCA
Protein-coding regions in this window:
- a CDS encoding YfiR family protein, yielding MKRILLFLVIMVVGLSGLRAQSQIDEAKAKFIYNFTKFFDWPQLEQTDDFVIGVLGSNNVYHEVTSFTKDKKVILQDIEVKKFRKAEDVAECQILYVAGRRTDDIPEVKRQTGENTLVISDSNKGIKKGAALNFLLIGNRLKYEFAASNAMNQGLKFSSRIRDMAARNY